The following is a genomic window from Streptomyces chrestomyceticus JCM 4735.
TGACGTCGGACTCGGCACCGGAGCCGGGCCCAGGCACGGGTACAGCTCCGCGCTCGGAACCGATCCCAGACACGGGTACCAGTACCGGTACCGGCGTCGAATTCTCCGGCGGTCAGCGACAGCGGCTCGCTCTGGCCCGCGCCTTTCTCCGCGACCGCTGCGAACTGATGATCCTCGACGAGCCCTCGGCGGGCCTCGACGCCGCGGCGGAGCACGAGATCCACGTCTCCCTGAGGCGCCACCGCCAGGGCCGGACCAGTCTGCTCATCTCCCACCGCCTGGGCGCGGTACGAGACGCCGATCTCATCGTCGTCCTGTCCGAAGGGCGGATCGTTGAACAAGGCGACCACGCCGCTCTGCTGGCTTCCGGTGGCGAGTACGCCCGCTTGTTCGCCCTCCAGGCATCCGGCTACCGCGACGAGCTCCAGCCCCCGCCCGTCCCGCTGCACCCGATACCCACCAACATCGACGCCGACGCCGACACCGCTCCCCTACCCACCCCAACAACAGGAGACCGATGACCGCCGCCGGACTCCCCCTCCTCGTGCTCGGCACGGCCTCCACGGCCGTGCTACTGCGCCGCGCACTGGTGTCGGTGACGGTACGCGGTACGAGCATGGAGCCCGCCTACCACGACGGCGACCGGGTCCTGGCGCTGCGCGGCCGCACCCCGGCCGCAGGGCACGTGGTCGTCCTGGAACGGCCCGGCCCCGGACGCCTGTGGTCGCAGCCGCTGCTGCCGCCGTGGGCAGGAGCCGCCGCGGTGTCCGGCCGGCACTGGATGATCAAACGTGTGCGCGCGGCGCCCGGTGACGTCCTCACACCCCAGGACGCAGCAGCATTCCCACTGCTGCAACCGGGCCGCGTACCTCCCGGCAACCTCGTGCTCCTCGGTGACAACCACCGTTGCAGCCTCGATTCCCAGCAGGTGGGCTACTTTCCCACCGCACGCGTGCTCGGCATAGCCCTCCTCGCCCGGCCAGGACGGGCAGTGACGGCATCGGCAGCGGCCCGAAGCCGCGAAGACTTTCCCCGATGTCCGTAGCCCGGCTCCCGAATGCGATACACCCGCGGGCACCCACCAAAGCCAGCCAGCCTCAGTCTCCGTCGCGCTTACCTTTCCTGCCATCCGTCCGCTTGGTCAGGAAAATGGTGCGCATCGACGGGAGGATTCCCCTGCCTCCGTCTCCTGTACGGGTGCCTGCGTTCCCCGTATGGGCAGGCGTGGCGGAACCTCTGCGAGTCTCCTCGGCGGCGACAAGAGCGTACGCACGGGCGAGGTCTTTGAGCGCCTTGCAGGATCGCCCCCTGCGTTTGGCCTTCCTGATGGCAGTGGCCTCGCCGGCGATGGCTTCGAGGAGTTTCTTGCGGGCGGAGGTCGCGGGCGTCCGGGGAGCCGCGGTCACTACGCGGCCTGCTCCGGCCGTCTCGGGCGGACGGCCGACGCCTGCGCCGATGCCGGCGCTTCCGTCGGCCTGTTCCGTGAGCGGCTTGTCCTTGGGCCCGGTCTTCTTCCTGGTCATACTGGTTCCTGTTCTTTTCACCTGGCGATGCTCGGCCCTGCTGCGGACGCGGAGGACTGCCCTGGCGGTCAACTACGTCGCCCATTGAGTGACGACTGGTGAGACATCGGCAAAGCCTCCCGCCGATTCAGCGGGCGCCGCCGAGAGAGAAGCGTCGATTACGGGGAGAAATGCGCGGCAATCCGGTCGGTCACGGTCGCGTCGCCGCGCACCGGACCACGGTTCGGACGCGCTCCCCGTACCTGAGAATGCGCTGACGTCACCAGCATTTTCCCCAAGGGCGAGGGCGCTTATGCATCCTTACGCATTCCGCCCCCGCACGAGCCCAACTCACCACGGTGCACCGGCGCACAGCACCGGGCGCTCGCCCCGGAGTTCACCCCCCGGAGCGCTCACGCAGGCGCAGAATTCCCAAAGCGATGAGGCCGAGGACCGCACCCTCAAGGGCGTTGAAGACCAGGATGCCGATCATGCCGGGCATCGGAGGCACCTCGGCGCTGTCCATGAAGAGGTTCAGGGTCAGGTTCAGTACCAGCGCGAAGACGCCGTAGGCCACGCCGGCCAGCGTCAGCACCTCCACCGGCTTGTCGACGCGCAGAAGTACGGCCGCGGCGAGCCACACCACCGCGATCAGCGCGGTGAACAGTACGGGCCCCACGGGCTTCTCCAGCGGGCCGGACTCGTAGACGCCGAGGACGCTCAGTACGGGACGGATCAGCGCCCCGGCTCCCAGCGTGACGATCAGGGCCCAGGGCATGGCGCGCAGTGCGCCACCTCGTGCATGTGTCACGGACATCCCGACACTCCTGTTCCGGAAGGCGGGGAGCGCGGCAGCCAACGTGCTGAACGGAGGCTCTCTTCGGCTCTGGCTGGGGCGGTCCGCCGCCTGAATCCGATCCGATGTGGCCGTGCGAAGGATAGGTAGCTCGCCTACATGTAGATTGCCGATAGTAGCACGTGCTGTAGCCTGCCTACATGAAGTCGGACGCGCTGAGGGGCCATCTCGACGCCCTGATCCTGGCGGTGCTGGAGCGGGAACCCCTGCACGGGTACGCGATCATGGAAGCGCTTCAGAGCAGCAGTGGCGGCGCTCTGGAACTGCCGACGGGCTCGCTGTATCCCGCACTGCGCCGACTGGAACGCGCCGGACACCTGCGGAGCGAGTGGAGCACGGTCGCCGGGCGCAAGCGCCGGACCTACGAGTTGACGACCGCGGGCAAACGCGCGCTCACGGCCGAGCGCGCCGAGTGGCGTGACTTCGCCGCCGCTGTCGAAGGCGTCCTGCGCCCCGGACCGAAGAGAGCCTGAACACCCCTTAGCTGGAGGGTGGTTGATGCCAGGGCGGGTCGGCCGCGTCCCCTGTACGCAGCCACGTCAGGCCGCGCGCAGGCAGCGCCGTCCTGAAGCACCTATACCGGCCAGCGGCAGACCCAGCAACACCAGCGTGCCCGGCAGCCCGACGGGGCTCAGCAGCATGCCAGGAGACGTGCTCAACCACGTCAGGAGCACGCCCAGAACGCTGAAGACGGCAC
Proteins encoded in this region:
- a CDS encoding S26 family signal peptidase, with product MTAAGLPLLVLGTASTAVLLRRALVSVTVRGTSMEPAYHDGDRVLALRGRTPAAGHVVVLERPGPGRLWSQPLLPPWAGAAAVSGRHWMIKRVRAAPGDVLTPQDAAAFPLLQPGRVPPGNLVLLGDNHRCSLDSQQVGYFPTARVLGIALLARPGRAVTASAAARSREDFPRCP
- a CDS encoding PadR family transcriptional regulator, which translates into the protein MKSDALRGHLDALILAVLEREPLHGYAIMEALQSSSGGALELPTGSLYPALRRLERAGHLRSEWSTVAGRKRRTYELTTAGKRALTAERAEWRDFAAAVEGVLRPGPKRA